One Coriobacteriia bacterium genomic region harbors:
- a CDS encoding alkaline phosphatase encodes MNGTLASQAHRVARGALAAALVVGLFPANAFASTSRHEAPVRTVKNVIVLISDGMGYNELSAANLYSDGKLVSQGYEKFPVRKAMSTFAHPSVGGGYDPAQAWATFDYVKANPTDSAAAATAMSTGTKSYNAAIGVDVNGNKLKHALEYAEERGKATGVVSTVEFSHATPAGFVAHNPSRNDYVGIANEMLKFSAVDVIMGAGNPNFDDSGAARTPVASNYNYVGGQATWDALNAGLVGSDADRDGDQDAFKLIQTKADFDALTTGATPRRVVGVPQAYTTLQQNRGGDKAAAAFTVPFNTNVPTLATMTKGALNVLDNDRDGLFLMVEGGAVDWAGHANQQGRVIEEQEDFNTAVETVVNWVNTKSSWSETLVIVTGDHETGYLTGPGSGQFAAGPLWTTLVNNGISIMPGMQFNSTDHTNALIPLFARGTSSGKLAASAIGSDSVRGAYLDNTDIAKTIIASMR; translated from the coding sequence ATGAACGGTACGCTTGCTTCGCAGGCACATAGGGTCGCACGCGGCGCACTCGCCGCCGCGCTCGTGGTGGGCCTGTTCCCCGCAAACGCCTTCGCAAGCACCTCGAGGCATGAGGCTCCAGTGCGCACGGTCAAGAACGTCATCGTCCTGATCTCGGACGGCATGGGCTACAACGAGCTCAGCGCGGCCAACCTCTACTCGGACGGCAAGCTCGTCTCGCAGGGCTACGAGAAGTTCCCGGTCCGCAAGGCCATGTCGACGTTCGCCCACCCCTCCGTGGGCGGTGGATACGACCCCGCGCAGGCATGGGCGACCTTCGACTACGTCAAGGCCAACCCCACCGACTCGGCCGCGGCCGCCACGGCGATGTCGACCGGGACGAAGTCCTACAACGCCGCGATCGGCGTGGACGTCAACGGCAACAAGCTCAAGCACGCGCTCGAGTACGCTGAGGAGCGCGGCAAGGCGACCGGCGTGGTTTCGACCGTCGAGTTCAGCCACGCGACCCCCGCCGGCTTCGTCGCACACAACCCCTCACGCAACGACTACGTCGGCATCGCCAACGAGATGCTCAAGTTCTCGGCGGTCGACGTCATCATGGGCGCCGGCAACCCGAACTTCGATGACAGCGGCGCTGCGCGCACGCCTGTCGCGAGCAACTACAACTACGTGGGAGGTCAGGCCACGTGGGACGCGCTCAACGCCGGCCTCGTCGGATCCGACGCTGATCGTGACGGCGACCAGGACGCCTTCAAGCTCATCCAGACGAAGGCCGACTTCGATGCCCTGACCACCGGTGCCACCCCGCGCCGCGTCGTCGGAGTGCCGCAGGCCTACACCACGCTGCAGCAGAACCGTGGCGGGGACAAGGCCGCAGCCGCGTTCACTGTGCCGTTCAACACCAACGTTCCGACGCTCGCCACGATGACCAAGGGCGCCCTCAACGTGCTCGACAACGACCGCGACGGGCTCTTCCTGATGGTCGAGGGTGGCGCGGTCGACTGGGCTGGCCATGCCAACCAGCAGGGTCGCGTCATCGAGGAGCAGGAAGACTTCAACACAGCTGTTGAGACGGTCGTGAACTGGGTCAACACGAAGTCCAGCTGGAGCGAGACACTCGTTATCGTCACCGGTGACCACGAGACCGGCTACCTGACTGGCCCCGGAAGCGGACAGTTCGCCGCCGGTCCGCTGTGGACGACCCTCGTCAACAACGGCATCAGCATCATGCCCGGCATGCAGTTCAACAGCACCGACCACACCAACGCTCTGATACCGCTGTTCGCGCGCGGCACCTCGTCGGGCAAGCTCGCGGCCTCGGCTATCGGCAGCGACTCTGTGCGTGGCGCCTACCTCGACAACACCGATATCGCGAAGACGATCATCGCAAGCATGAGGTAG